A region of the Culex quinquefasciatus strain JHB chromosome 1, VPISU_Cqui_1.0_pri_paternal, whole genome shotgun sequence genome:
atcaagaaaatataaaaaactttgatcgctgacgccttgaaaaaaactaaactctcgcttaatacgccttcataaatttaaaaaaaaaactttgatcgttgacgccttgaaaaaaaaagtttcactaaATTGGCCctgaataaattattaaaaaaaactttgatcgttgacgccttgaaaatgtttttttcattaaatacgccctcaataaattatttaaaacaaatttttgatcgttgacggcttgaaaaaaaatcaactgtcactaaatacgccacggcgtctttttcaggggggtagtattttttgagaaatagcaagaaaactgtcatatacatatgaaagtgtggaacatccccgttcatttgcggggcgaacgaaaatctttggtcgggaaaaatcaaagttatcctcatttgaagtttttgaactgttttcctatggggccaaatttcgtctatttcaatttagtattgttataagtctacatgggcatgatttatggttcagatcatatgatttcttatgggaaatgatgcaaggaacatttttcctgaagcacacaaagtgattgaaaataagggaaaaaagttataaaggttttattgaaaatttgggagattttctaataaaattgcacacccctttcccaaaaaccacaatgtttttgatattcagatcattatttcgatgaattcttttttgagaaatgtttctgggcccattgagtatttcaatcactacagaaaagtgtaattggttgggtttatgctcaactgtaagccacttttatgaattttggatttcaaccgatttgtttgtttttgttataaaatgtaccgtttccattagattttcacatttgtattagtcttattaaacctcacaagagatctcgtacttattttgaggtcaggtgatgatattgtaaatcaaaatcaaatcaaaccatccacattaacgaccccaggtcttttgtggtctctattgcaagtttctgctcgaacctaggagtccgaaggcttgaatggggagagcacccaaacctctttctactccaaggaaccttccactccagtgtttgaactgacgacctttggattgcgagtccaaccgccgccagcgattccaccggagtaggtttggtttggtgtgttgtttgtacttatggcatggagacaactcctacacctggaataacttaacggcctaacaacaaccaaggccgggaccgacattttacttcctcatccgatggaaggttggagcagatgggaatcgaacccaggatcatccgcttacaaaacggacagcgtaaccattcggccacgcactgccactgtgatcaattatttgtgttttttagcaaaacaatttaattgttgtattgttcgttgtttcaaatttggatgccagacttgtttagtatgttaagctcaattatttgagattaaattaataaatttacatacatttaaactttttaatgatttttacgcaatatttatgttattaccaataattgcaagttcaactctgtagtttcaatacaaataatatagcccaaatggaaatacaaattaacaaaaggcatAGAAATAGAAACTCTGTGATTGTATTTACACTGCATGTCTCAATTAGATACAAAACATATCATGTCGACCatatactcacaaaaaaaagtgaaaatttaatgtaaacggtacattttataaccaaaacacacaaaaatatgttgattcggtgaaatccaaaattcataaaagtggcttagagttgagcataaacccaaccaattacacttttctgtagtgattgaaatactcaatgggcccagaaacatttctcaaaaaagaattcatcgaaataatgatctgaatatcaaaaacattgtggtttttgggaaaggggtgtgcaattttattagaaaatctcccaaattttcaataaaacctttataacttttttcccttattttcaatcactttgtgtgcttcaggaaaaatgttccttgcatcatttcccataagaaatcatatgatctgaaccataaatcatgcccatgtagacttataacaatactaaattgaaatagacgaaatttggccccataggaaaacagttcaaaaacttcaaatgaggataactttgatttttcccgaccaaagattttcgttcgccccgcaaatgaacggggatgttccacactttcatatgtatatgacagttttcttgctatttctcaaaaaatactacccccctgaaaaagactCGCTcgctcgcttaatacgcctgcataaaaattatttaaaaaaaactttgatcgttggcgccttgaaaaaaaaactttcactaatacgccctcaagaaattattaaaaaaactttgatcgttgacggcttgaaaaaaaaacttccactgaatacgccctcaagaaaatatttaaaaaaaactttgattgttgACGACTGGAAATaaattcaactgtcactaaatacgccctcaagaaaataaaaaaaaaaactttgatcgctgacgccttgaagaaaaaatcaactgtcactaaatacgccctcaagaaaatataaaaaaagctttgatcgttgacgccttgaaaaaaactaaactctcgcttaatacgccttcattaaaataattaaaaaaaaaactttgatcgttgacgccttgaaaaaaaaaactttcactaaatacgcccttgagaaaatataaaaaaaaactttgatcgttgacggctggaaaaaaaatcaactgtcactaaatacgccctcaagaaaatataaaaaaaaactttgatcgctgacgccttgaaaaaaaaaaactaaactctcgcttaatacgcattcattaaaattatttttaaaaaattgatcgttgacgccttgaaaaaaaacttttactaaattcgccctcaataaattatttaaaacaaaaaaaaaaactttgatcgttgacggcttgaaacaaaatcaactgtcactaaatacgccctcaagaaaatataaaaaaaagcttagatcgctgacgccttgaaaaaaaaaacttaactctcgcttaatacgccttcataaaaattattaaaaaaaaactttgatcgttgacgccttgaaaaaaactaaagtttagcttaatacgccctcataaaaatcttgaaaaatcgaaatcgcacTAAAACGGCCagctatttttattataaagccTTTGACTAACTGGATAGGCCCTCCTGGATTTTGttagtaaaatacttagaacGTTATCGGCCAGATCCAAATCCAACTTTGACTATGTAcgccaaagtgtttttttatatagAGTCATTTCTCCCCAACTGGAAACAAAaaagtagggggagagggggtaatatgcaccccctaagggaaaactgtgatttctcaaccattacagcattactgtggaagaattttgtttgatgttctaaaacaactattattcttcgtcatccatgtgaaaaaagtcttaaaaaacctcaaaattgttcgaaaatatcaaatttctaaaatcatttttgattcatttcaaacaaccatgcggggcaatatgcaccgcaacattggggcaaaatgcactacaacaacggggcaaaatgcaccacaacatggggcaaaatgcaccgggtaaaatcagttttcactagtcaccactagatgtcaccgctgtttttactaaggagcttcacagcggtgcattttaccccgaccacgctttttgcagaaaatttaattaaaaatgcattttttgatgtttttggactcatctatctacagaataatgaagattatggcaaaaactatttacctcaacacttacaatataaataaatgctttttatattgtccaaaaatcataatgaaagtgcaaagaaaattagatgaaaacacaacattttaaagttttgcaaataacttgagctgtttttatactgcgatgctcaaatttttccagcatggtttagcaatgttaagcttccaatttctaagatttttctccggaaaattcttccaaataccgagaaaagcagggggtgcattttgccccgggggtgcatattaccccctctccccctacaaaTTCGAAATCTTCTTTTTCTGATCCTGCTGAAATTTGGCGAAACTGTTTATCAtatcgaaacatgcaaaaatcttctattttttgacattgccacaaagttttgcgattttcgccagtattttggaaaaaaaattggtagaGCAATATTCGActgcaatttttaaaagaaacttgACGCTGATTCAATTCAGCGTcatgattttgattaaaatcaaaCATGGCAGCATTTTGAGCAATTAGAATAAATGATGCAGGGATGATCAACTTGCCCTAACAAGTAAAGTTTGATTCGaataaaaatttgatgaattcagCGTTTCTTAAAAAAGCAgtcgatttttgctttttgtatcCAAGACATGgccatttgaaaactaattaatttaatataaaaaatagatgaaaatcgtaaaactttggggcggtgccaaaaagtaGGGATTTTGCATGTTTCGATAGGATAAACAGCTCCGCTAAATTTCAGGCATGTTCAGAAAAAGTCTATTTCGAGTGGTGTTCCGCTTCGTGAAATGGCCTCGTAAGCAATTGTATGCACTCAAacaaatgagttcgcgtaatcgtgaacagagttcatgccaacgggaaccaggaataaaactgttcactttcatggtgcaatgcactataaaagttgaacagttttctaaCTGTTCTAAAACAGTTAGATCTCTAAATCTAAACTATCAAGGATTCAATaacgttatttcaatattttctatcaCATATATCACATCAATAATATATGCAAGAATAACAATATATTCATGAACTTATTGatgtttagatatttttttagcattactgCTACAATATATAAAGCAAATTTCACGTTTTTGTTTGGTACGCATTTGTTGACTGTATACGCCCTTCCTATAACACACTTACACCCCTAACGCCTTATGGGGGAAAACACCCCCCATTGAAGAATCCTGGATACGGGcctgttggagcctgacagacctctgcaatggtagtcagaaaaaagtcccctctgtgttggagcctgacagacctctgcgatggtagtcagaaaaaagtctcctctgtgttggagcctgacagacctctgcgatggtagtcagaaaaaagtctcctctgtgttggagcctgacagacctctgcgatggtagtaagaaaaactaacttaatccacctatgtggttgatgccttcctcactttttaccaacaatgggtaatatgagtggtttggacacatatttcagctatttttttaggtccagaaaaataagtacccagatataacttaagtggtcagaacacgagacagggttgccagatcatcaattttgtggactcgttagagcatgagcatgagcatgagcatgagcatgagagatcacccatggttgcccctccgttgctgaacagaaccgtaatatcctttcagcactactgattataggcttcgacgatctagtggtgttttcCTTAttaacagcatgtatgaatgcgctgaaaagataaaacaccatgattgctaaagctagatcagttgcgaataggtaacagtcattggccaccaacggcgcccgccatgtcagtttgtagacctcgattttaagggacgggaatgttagttagcgcaggttgctactagggcagctgatttactctcaccccacgagcgccaggaacctaaaaatttgttagtagggaagggtatttggtcaggattcatcatagaagatgatgatgcgacccaaaatcatagtgtttgttgaaaggtattatatattattctcaaggcaagcaatcggatgctgcggatgagacatttcccgtttatcggttgttaaattttaaatgaaatggtttagtcttagacagccggctgtggaaagatagaaccaaaatcatttgtaattaaagaatgaaggattaaacaatgtcacttttaacttgagatgattttacgagttttaaatgattgatgtttagtgaggtactgattaacggtgcgaacgacgagtttcgatgtgtatcgagctgaaatggtatgatagggttttgATAGGgccaaatcgaactggctagctgtcatcgggacagccaaagccagccgcaccttcacacgcacacacgcatgcgaaaaaaacgaaaaacacacaccgacggcggacgcgaaaattcttacgaccctacggaaaggaatcgcagaTCTGACTGGcccaactgtcatcgggacagcctgagccagccgcaccttcacacacacacatacgcacgcgagaaaaacgaaaaacacaccgacggcggacgcgaaaattcttacgaccctacggaaaggaatcgcagaTCTCACAtcaattttgtggactcgttagaaaggattttcgattacctaaccaacgatgagtcggatgatggatccggacatcgtttacatgcatttaagtgagaaccggcttcaaaaaagtacataaatatcacttaagtggtcatatctcgagacagggttgccagatcttcaatgttgtggactcgttggaaaggttttttgattacctaaccaacgatgggtcggatgatggatccggacatcgtttacatgcatataaatgagatccggcttcaaaaaagtacataaatatcacttaagtggtcataactcgagacagggttgccagatcttcaatgatgtggactcgttgaaaaggtctcttgattacctaaccaacgatgggtcggatgatggatccggacatcgtttacatgcatttaagtgagatccggcttcaaaaaagtacataaatatcacttaagtggtcataactcgagacagggttgccagatcttcaatgttgtggactcgttggaaagttttttttgattacctaatcaacgatgagtcggatgatggatccggacatcgtttacatgcatataaatgagatccggcttcaaaaaagaacataaatatcacttaagtggtcataactcgagacagggttgccagatcatcaatgatatggactcgttgaaaaggtctctttattacctacacagcaaaaaaagtggtaaaacGACTGCGTGTAAAATTGCTTTGTGTaacaatttttatgtaatattacacattttttacagaACGCCACTTTGCATTTTTGCCTAACATCTCTTACACCCAAATTGTGTaatatcaacaatatttttattgaatatcgcATTCGCGTCATGTCTACTGTTGAGTTGTCAAAAGTCACTCTCAACCgcaatcaaatcaaaacaaagtgCTAAGATTTTCGAATTGAAGAGCCTGGCGGCAACATTCAGATTGTTCTGTGGCTAAATGCAGCCGCTCAGGGTGCTAAGAAAGTGTAAGTATAAGGTGAAAAAAGTTCTGATGGAGTTGAAGCTGACCGAAAGCTGCTACTGTATCGAACTTGGTACAAAACTTAGAGTTTCACCGGAACCGGAACATTTCCGAAAATAATACGAAGGGAGGCTCTGTTAACGTAGGCTGCATACTTAGTTTGACTTCAGTAACAATTTCGTTTCTTTTCAGCATCAAGCAAACAGGTAATCCAAGCCCCTTGAACAGTTGATTACGATCGAGGAAGTTCCCTGGCGGTGGCGGAAGTTACCCGGGTTAGTTTGTGCAACACGACATTCGACGCTCGAATTCATTTTTTGAAGCGATGTCAGCAGATAATGGCTCCACTCAACGAGAGAAACACAACGAAAATTAATTTGATTCCAAATCCAACAGCATTTCCGACGACAAAGGCATCCAGTTTTGGTCATCTTCAGGTGATGTCAGCGTTGAAGGGGGACAGAGCAGGGAATAGGTCATTTCACCCTCGAGGAACGAAAAGCCAGCTAATATGTGGATGAAAACGTACAAGCGGGAGCAAAACATCTGTACGTACATGTAAGTGTTTTCCACTAATTTATCGAACAGCTCTTAAAATACTCATTATTACTTGCAGATCATCCGCCAAGAACCAACCTGGCAGACAATCCAACAGTTGGCAGTCGCGTTTCTAGTTCGTCGATCTGGAACAGCCCGTGGTGGACGAAGTCTGCATCGGAACGCACCACCAGCTGTCACAGCCGGAGCAGCTGATCACCGGCAAGGAAGATGCCGCAGACAACTACGACCGTGGCCACTACACTATCGGCAAGGAGATCGTCGACGTTGTGCTGGACCACATCTGCTTGCTAACCAACCAGTGCACCAGCAAGGCTCCATGATCTTCCACCCGATCCTCGGTGGCACCGAATCTGGAATCACCCCGCTGATTATTGATCGTATGTTTGTCGAGTACGGCTAGAGGTTCAAGCTGGAGTTTGCCGTTCACCCGGCTCACAAGTCTCGACCGTTGTTGTAAACGTTGATCTGACCGATCCCCGAACACCTCCTTCATCATCATCATGTCCTTGAACACTGTCTCATCCCCCCCCTACAAGTCGATTTGATCGGGTTCCAGATCAACTTTGGGCCGTGCCCGAGAATCCACCGAGAATGTCACCAAGAGCAACTCTTCGTCGTTGAGAACACCCACGCTTGCTGTAAGCCGGACAACCAAATGATCAAATGTGACAGTTCATCGACTGATACCCCAGCGGATCTGCATGGCGGGTGCCGTGCAGGTGGCTCCGGCCACAGGTAAGCTGACTTGTGGAAAGGATTGACATTTTGCTAATGCTTGATTTTTCGCTACAGGTTCTTCTGCTGAGTGGCCATTCTGGTGGTGACATTCTGATCGAGAGCATATCACTAATCGAAGCAAACCATTTGGTGAGCGTGCCAAGTACAACACGGCGGAGACAAGCACGGTACGGGAAATAAGTTCCGGCCAACGTTAGAACTACACGCGGTTGGGCTAGCGGAAATACTCAGTTTTAGCTACGATTTGGCTACGAACCGTACTACAAAGGCCACCATCTGAAGCGAAAATATCGATCGATTAGTTGCACCAGCTGCAGAAACTGAGCGCCGCGCACGGCCCGATTGATTTGACCACGATCTGCAACTCGGGCATGTTCCAGATTCGGCCGAACTAGCTGCACTACGGCGTCTAACTGACGGACGAGGGAGCGGATGAATTCCGAGCTTAGCTCAACATCGTAATCCAGCACACGATGGAAATGGTCATTGCGACCATCGAGCGCAACGGTGGTGAATCCCCGCAAGTGGTTCGATAAGGGCGTTTCGATTCCGAGGAGGATGTGCCGCCGCAGGGCGCGATCGATTACTATAGGGACGCGTAGAATCGGACGCAAGAATAGGTTGGTGCTGGCGCAAAAGTATGGCCAAGAGCTGCTCAAGATTGAGGAAGATGCGCAGTAGGAGATGTTGACACAGTGCAAGGACTCGCATTTCCACTGCGTGTAATTTAACAGGTGCGAATCACAGCTGGAAAAGTTCGTCGTTAAGTTCGCCGTCCGTGGACAAACACAACTCAACATTCCGCACGGGAGGCGGTTCGAACCGCATCTTTGCCGGGGCTGTCGCTTCCATCAATCCCATGATGTCCACGGTGGGACTAGCAATCGCACCCCTTCGACACACTCTTAGGCCGGTTCATCATCTGCCGGTGGCGAAAGACCCTTCCTCAGATTTGGACCAGCAGGACGACCTGCTGCAGTACATCTGGTATTCGTCCTGAGATGCACTTATGAGATGTTCGTATCGGCGCTAGGCTAGGAGGTCGAGTTGGAGTCGCACGACGGGTTTAGGGCGGTTGTCGCGGTAGGGTGGTGGCCAAACTGCGCGTTACTACACCACTTCATTCCTACAGGTTTTCTACCATTGCATACCGTCCGACACCCCGGAGTCCATCCTTTACAAGACGCGGCACCTCGGCAACGACGAGGTCTACATTATGGAGAGCGAACACAACCGTGACTATCGGCAGGACATTCTGCCGACGGAGCAAGAGCAGCCTGTCCCGGATGACAGTGAACAAGAAGCCGGACGTTCCGTGGTTTGGCCCGCTGTCGGACGAAGTCGTCATGGGTTGTTCCGGTTTGGCGAGCTTGGTACGTATTTCGGCCATCAACGTGAGTCGCGCCAAGCGGACGTCCCCCTCGCTGTACCAGAAGTAGTGAGTATTCATagttaaagttgaaaaaagctAGAATTTAAGATCTTTCTTTTCGCAGCTACGTGGAGATTCTGTACCGAAAACTAACGCCTGTTGCCGATCTCACCGTCCAtggacaaacactcgacattcCGCACGGAAGACGATTCGAACCGTATCTTTACGGCGCCCATTTTCAGTCCCATTTCGTCGCAGAGTACGGTCACGGCTGGTGGTGGTGGCAACACAGCAGGATCTACAATCGGAAATGCCCGCTGGCTGCAGCTGATTTCTGATCGCCAccggaacaaacaaaaaaagtcactgcaataaatcaaatttataaaaaaaatggtttgtttatgtttggatTGACATTTCTAGCCAAAGGAACCTATTCGATATCTATCCCTGAGCTCAAAATGGgcattgtgtaatattacacgatTTTAAGAGTACATTCATGGATGTAATTTTAAGTgctttttttcacaaaggtgatgtgcatgcttttgcatgcgattttaccatcggaatttttgctgtgtaaccaacgatgagtcggatgatggatccggacatcgtttacatgcatttaagtgagacccggcttcaaaaaagtacataaatatcacttaagtggtcatatctcgagacagggttgccagatcttcaacgatgtggactcgttggaaaggtctctttattacctaaccaacgatgagtcggatgatggatccggacatcgtttacatgcatttaagtgagaaccggcttcaaaaaagtacgtaaatatcacttaacgtgaagacttccatcattgtcatgatttttcgttcaaagatataaattttgcgtcgctttcaatattttgacaaaattccttcaacaagttgtttagaatagtgccctacacatgctgattccttttggtaacgattatctctttccttgtaaagttatggaaatcatcattaatcaatgattgccaactaggacgtcaatgactgtgtcacaaaattatataaattttgaagcacaattgatttagatcaaaaattccttcagtgggttcaagaaggcaacaaccggcacatgctgattccttttggtgttaaaattcgttgaattgaatttaatacagaatattttatagtgatgatcaattttcttcgaaaatgatcaacggcttcaccttaagtggtcataactcgagacagggttgccagatcttcaatgatgtggactcgttgaaaaggtctcttgattacctaaccaacgatgggtcggatgatggatccggacatcgttcacatgcatataaatgagatccggcttcaaaaaagtacattaatatcacttaagtggtcataactcgagacagggttgccagatcttcaatgatatggactcgttggaaaggtttttcgattacctaaccaaccaatgggttggatgatggatccggacatcgtttacatgcatataaatgagatccggatatatgtgaaaacacatttttatacataacttttgaactagttatcgaaacttcaaacaattcaatagcgatgtatgggaccataaaccaagtcgaatgcaaccggtttgagaattttggtcacatacatacatacacacacacatacacacacacatacacacacagacatttgttcagttttcgattctgagtcgatatgtatacatgaaggtgggtctttgagcttttaataaaaagttcatttttagagcaggattatatgtagccttacctcagtgaggaaggcaaaaagtcttCTCTGTGttagagcctgacagacctctgtgatggtagtcagataaaaaaatgaataatctgTGCTGTAGTTCTTTGCGAAAGCAGTCAGATAACAATCTCCTCGATAAAGGAACCCGACagacttttgtgatgatttttttaaatgacttcgcagaaggagccttatggattttaaaaatatattgttcagcaaatcttttcattcaattaaggaccgtctttaacatcacaaaagaaattgacctaagaaaatgaataaataaatttaaatgtgaaattgagcactttttggtATCCACAGATAAAGAAATATGTATTGTGGCGTTATGTCTatgaactaccttaaaaaaatgattttaaattcatcgaaTAGGACTAAAACGGTTGTCACTATTACTAAAACTGGAGTTGTCCTCTCTTGAAAGATAAACCTCTAAATTGAAAGACGTTAATGATTAAGTATTCCATCAATATGCTGTTATGGTTAATTGTTACTTTAATCGATTTACTCAGCTGTGAtacaaaagttgcttgaaacccaacattatttcacagggaagtaataatttaagtaatcgttaacatgaacaatacattattagttaaaaaaaaaataattcacttaataattaatttgatgcattttaaataataaataaaggaatgattaatcatcagaaatgcttaaaatataattttaagtgtgagagcgttgcgtcacaagagaaaataatacaaatataaaaa
Encoded here:
- the LOC119765156 gene encoding ral GTPase-activating protein subunit alpha-1-like yields the protein MTVNKKPDVPWFGPLSDEVVMGCSGLASLVRISAINVSRAKRTSPSLYQKYYVEILYRKLTPVADLTVHGQTLDIPHGRRFEPYLYGAHFQSHFVAEYGHGWWWWQHSRIYNRKCPLAAADF